A part of Acropora palmata chromosome 6, jaAcrPala1.3, whole genome shotgun sequence genomic DNA contains:
- the LOC141884609 gene encoding uncharacterized protein LOC141884609: MARNELVTFENLRASQTFFHTKMLLLTYTVSLLRIIVAVADSVAVKGECRQIEFGDALSNSRLSDDHVIRVYHVQNEPNCKVKCFLEPDCVAYNYGKNSEGNLQCELCNKSQVPSNHVMVTPGFIFRPVAENPCITNPCPHSFTCQVGFRDQGYRCASHGM, translated from the exons ATGGCAAGAAATGAACTTgtaacatttgaaaacttacGAGCTTCCCAGACATTCTTCCATACGAAAATGCTGCTTCTTACATACACTGTCTCCCTCCTACGGATTATAGTTGCAGTTGCTGATTCAGTAGCAGTTAAAG GTGAGTGTCGACAAATTGAATTTGGCGATGCTTTGAGTAATAGTCGTCTAAGCGATGACCACGTGATCCGTGTTTACCACGTACAAAATGAACCCAACTGCAAGGTAAAATGCTTTTTGGAGCCAGATTGCGTCGCCTACAACTACGGCAAAAATAGCGAAGGGAATCTACAGTGTGAACTTTGCAATAAGAGCCAAGTACCATCAAACCATGTGATGGTAACACCTGGATTTATATTCCGCCCTGTTGCAGAG AATCCCTGCATAACAAACCCGTGTCCACACAGTTTTACCTGTCAAGTCGGATTCCGCGATCAAGGGTATCGGTGCGCCAGTCACGGTATGTAA
- the LOC141884595 gene encoding retinoschisin-like, with the protein MTCVNEHGSFLCKECQDALGMENGRVLHEQITASSELNDDSAACQGRLNVDESVQGSIIKSGAWVAGTSDQSQWLQVDLRDEKSLISRVATQGRNQNAVLHLVNSQWVERYKLQYSNDGRVFEYYHEQGKRTAKEFTGNTDENSIVSHDLIPPIRARYIRFRPTAWYQHISMRVELYGCCDFLSIIVCEGQTKEIRCESASKIRVLWANYGRLHRKTCPHSSIKTIDCRASTSLNNVRNICQDKTACTLRSNSGSFGGDPCGGTYKYLLVGYKCEN; encoded by the exons ATGACATGTGTCAATGAGCATGGCTCGTTCTTGTGCAAAG AATGCCAGGATGCTCTCGGTATGGAGAATGGAAGAGTGCTACATGAACAAATTACCGCCTCTTCAGAATTGAATGATGATAGTGCCGCCTGTCAAGGAAGACTCAACGTCGATGAATCTGTCCAGGGAAGCATCATTAAATCCGGAGCATGGGTCGCTGGTACAAGCGACCAAAGCCAGTGGCTACAAGTTGATTTGCGCGACGAGAAATCACTTATAAGCCGTGTCGCGACGCAaggaagaaatcaaaatgcTGTATTGCATCTAGTGAACAGCCAATGGGTGGAAAGGTACAAGCTGCAGTACAGCAACGATGGGCGTGTCTTTGAATATTATCATGAACAGGGGAAACGCACAGCCAAG GAATTCACTGGCAACACAGATGAGAACAGTATTGTATCTCATGACCTGATTCCTCCAATCAGGGCTCGTTACATCCGTTTTCGACCAACGGCTTGGTATCAGCACATATCTATGAGAGTGGAGCTTTACGGCTGTTGTG ACTTCCTCTCAATTATTGTCTGTGAAGGTCAAACCAAGGAAATAAGATGTGAAAGTGCCAGTAAAATCCGCGTTTTGTGGGCAAATTATGGTAGACTGCATCGCAAGACCTGTCCACATTCATCTATCAAAACTATTGACTGCCGGGCCTCCACCTCCCTCAACAATGTGAGAAACATTTGTCAAGATAAAACAGCCTGTACTTTAAGATCTAATTCTGGATCCTTTGGCGGTGATCCGTGTGGAGGAACTTACAAATACCTACTTGTTGGATATAAATGTGAAAACTGA
- the LOC141884603 gene encoding phosphoinositide 3-kinase regulatory subunit 4-like, with translation MDCFSVTISALEQSHSVKELVEHMISKDPKTGLSAAELNMSKYRGCLVIIVSLLTSCIRSFKDCVAVSKLTVLELLLKIARHVSDEIILERLLCYMLFIVNELRAQALKILSHCLQLVRSVARSDAKIFPEYVLPSLSWLTQNQEDIVSIAYAENIASLAETALKFLEMAQLDYANQENNDDDLPIQYQLLLFLKGTRCG, from the exons atggatTGTTTTTCAGTTACTATTAGTGCCCTGGAGCAGAGTCATTCTGTGAAG GAGTTAGTGGAACATATGATTAGCAAAGATCCAAAAACCGGTTTATCTGCTgcagagttgaacatgagcaAATACAGAG GCTGCTTGGTGATCATCGTTTCTCTTCTGACATCCTGCATTAGAAGTTTTAAG gacTGTGTCGCAGTGTCTAAACTGACAGTATTGGAACTGCTTTTGAAGATTGCTCGACATGTCAGCGATGAAATCATTTTGGAGCGTTTGTTATGTTACATGCTGTTTATTGTCAACGAGTTAAGAGCTCAGGCTCTGAAGATTTTAAGTCATTGTCTACAGCTGGTGCGCAGTGTCGCCAGGAGCGATGCTAAGATATTTCCAGAGTATGTGTTGCCAAGTTTATCGTGGCTCACTCAAAATCAGGAGGACATTGTGAGCATTGCATATGCCGAGAATATTGCATCACTGGCAGAGACAGCTTTGAAATTTCTGGAAATGGCTCAGCTAGATTATGCCaatcaagaaaacaatgatgatGACTTGCCTATTCAGTACcagctattattatttttaaaaggaaCTCGTTGTGGGTGA